The Megalops cyprinoides isolate fMegCyp1 chromosome 9, fMegCyp1.pri, whole genome shotgun sequence genome has a window encoding:
- the nek8 gene encoding serine/threonine-protein kinase Nek8, which yields MEKYEKIKVVGRGAFGIVHLCRRRSDGALVILKEIPVEQMTRDERLAAQNECQVLKLLNHPNIIEYYENFLEDKALMIAMEYAPGGTLAEYIQKRCNSLLDEDTILHFFVQILLALYHVHNKLILHRDLKTQNILLDKRQMIVKIGDFGISKILVSKSKAYTVVGTPCYISPELCEGKPYNQKSDIWALGCVLYELASLKRAFEAANLPALVLKIMSGTFAPISDRYSPELRQLILNMLNLDPSNRPQLNEIMAHPICIRPLLNLYTDIGNVKMRRIEKPLSTVQAGTHGRPGGRVPSSRSREGLLGSGAGKMVHPLPLSSVYTWGSGISAPLRLPMLNTEVLQVSLGRTQKMGVTKSGRLITWEAPSVGSGELTLPGTVEQMQPQFISRFLEGQSGVTIKSVSCGDLFTTCMTDRGIVMTFGSGSNGCLGHGNFNDVTQPKIVEALLGYELVQVSCGASHVLAVTNEREVFAWGRGDNGRLGLGTQDSHNSPQQVSVPSDFEAQKVLCGVDCSMIISTQHKILACGSNRFNKLGLDKIDAAEEPSPSNQVEEVHVFSPVQSAPLNVEKIVYIDIGTAHSAAVTEKGRCFTFGSNQHGQLGCSSRRASRVPYPVPGLEGITMAACGDAFTLAIGAEGEVYTWGKGARGRLGRKEEDSGIPKPVQLDESHPFTVMSVACCHGNTLLAVKPFLEESVPR from the exons atggagaaatatgaaaaaataaaagtggtCGGAAGAGGAGCTTTTGG AATTGTTCACCTGTGCCGTCGACGCAGCGACGGTGCCCTCGTCATCCTGAAGGAGATACCCGTCGAGCAGATGACCCGAGACGAGCGGCTGGCGGCCCAGAACGAGTGCCAGGTGCTGAAGCTGCTCAACCACCCCAACATCATCGAGTACTACGAGAACTTTCTGGAGGACAAGGCGCTGATGATCGCCATGGAATACGCGCCAG GCGGAACGCTGGCGGAGTACATCCAGAAGCGCTGCAACTCGCTGCTGGACGAGGACACCATCCTGCACTTCTTCGTGCAGATCCTGCTGGCGCTCTACCACGTGCACAACAAGCTCATCCTGCACCGCGACCTCAAGACCCAGAACATCCTGCTGGACAAGCGGCAGATGATCGTCAAGATCGGCGACTTCGGCATCTCCAAGATCCTCGTCAGCAAGAGCAAGGCCTACACG GTGGTGGGGACTCCGTGCTACATCTCCCCAGAGCTCTGCGAAGGCAAACCTTACAACCAGAAGAGTGACATCTGGGCTCTTGGATGTGTGCTGTATGAGCTAGCCAGCCTGAAGAGAGCTTTTGAGGCAGCG aacCTGCCTGCCCTGGTCCTGAAGATCATGAGCGGCACCTTTGCCCCAATATCGGACCGGTACAGTCCAGAGCTGAGGCAGCTCATCCTCAACATGCTCAACCTGGACCCGTCCAATCGGCCACAGCTCAACGAGATCATGGCCCACCCCATCTGCATCAGGCCCCTCCTCAACCTCTACACCGACATCGGCAACGTCAAAATGCGCAG GATTGAGAAGCCGTTGTCCACCGTGCAGGCAGGCACTCATGGGAGACCAGGAGGACGAGTACCCAGCAGCCGATCCAGGG AAGGACTGCTGGGCTCGGGCGCAGGGAAGATGGTgcaccctctccccctgtcctccGTGTACACTTGGGGAAGCGGCATCTCTGCGCCCCTCCGGCTGCCCATGCTCAACACCGAGGTGCTGCAGGTGTCTCTGGGGCGCACGCAGAAGATGGGCGTCACCAAGTCAGGTCGCCTCATCACTTGGGAG GCCCCCTCGGTGGGGTCCGGGGAGCTCACCCTTCCTGGCACGGTGGAGCAGATGCAGCCGCAGTTCATCTCCCGCTTCTTGGAAGGGCAGTCAGGCGTCACCATAAAGTCTGTGTCCTGTGGGGACCTCTTCACCACCTGTATGACAG ACAGAGGCATCGTAATGACATTTGGAAGTGGAAGCAATGGCTGTCTTGGACATGGCAATTTCAATGATGTCACACAG CCCAAGATTGTGGAGGCCTTGCTGGGGTATGAGCTGGTTCAGGTCTCGTGTGGGGCGTCGCACGTACTTGCTGTGACCAATGAGAGGGAGGTGTTTGCTTGGGGAAGAGGCGACAATG GTCGCCTTGGCCTGGGCACCCAGGACTCCCACAATTCCCCACAGCAGGTGAGTGTGCCCTCGGACTTTGAGGCCCAGAAGGTGTTGTGTGGGGTGGACTGCTCCATGATCATCAGCACTCAGCACAAAATCCTGGCCTGTGGCAGCAACAG ATTCAACAAGCTGGGTCTAGACAAGATTGATGCTGCAGAGGAGCCCTCCCCTTCTAATCAAGTGGAAGAAGTCCATGTCTTCAGTCCTGTCCAATCAGCTCCTCTGAATGTGGAGAAGATTGTCTACATTGACATTGGAACAGCCCACTCTGCTGCGGTCACGG AGAAGGGCCGGTGTTTCACCTTCGGCAGTAACCAGCACGGGCAGCTGGGCTGCAGCTCCCGCCGGGCCAGCAGAGTGCCGTACCCGGTGCCCGGGCTGGAGGGCATCACCATGGCGGCATGCGGTGACGCCTTCACCCTGGCTATCGGTGCAG